Genomic segment of Mycolicibacterium sarraceniae:
ATCTCGCGCATGCGCTGCCGCTGAACGATCATGCCGGTCAGCCCGACGATGTCGGCTCGGGCGACCTTCTCGAAGTCGATGTCTTCGACGTTCTCATCGACGAGCGTGACGTGATGCTCGGCCGGGGTCAGGGCGGCCAGCAGCGGAAGGCAGGCCGTCGGGACGTTGCACTTCTTGCCGAGCAACCGGAGTGCATGTTCCAGGCCCCAGTAGGACGCCTCGAACCGAGGATTAATGATGACAATGTTTGCCACAGTCCTCTGCTCCGAACCGAACTCATAGACGTTCAGGCGGCGTTGCTTGCCAAGCGGAGCATAGCCAAAATGACCTGGCGGAACGAGTCATTCGCACATAGTCGTGACGAGGCTTCGGACCGAGTCTCTCTCGCGAAGACGGTAACGCTGCGTCCTCGGTTCGGTCACGACCGTCCGTCGAGCGGCCTGATTTGGTGCAAAGGGTGGTGTGATCGAAGACGTGGATCCAGTCGGAGCTCTGTGCTGCCTGCTGATCGCGATCGCCGCACTAGCCGCTGTGGGCGGATACGTCGCGGGCGTCGTGCGTCAACGGCGACGGAACCATGCCCGCCGATACTTCGTGCTCGGCGTCGTCACCGGATTCATCGGGGCCTTCGTCGTGCGCCGTCCTGTCGGCCGCGACGTCATGCGCCGCCTGGCCCTTCCCCAGCGTTTTGACAATCCGCTCACCGTCGCGGCCTTGCAGCTACGCCGAGGCTTGAATTCGGTGCTCCCCCGGTAGCGTGCCGTGGCTACCAGGGGCTCGGCGAGTAGTCCTTCAGGAAGCAGCCGCGCAGATCTTCGCCCAGCTCACCCCGGACAATCGGGTCATACACCCGGGCGGCCCCATCGACGAGGTCGAGCGGGGCATGGAAACCCTCGTCCGCGAGCCGCATCTTGGTCGGGTGCGGGCGCTCGTCGGTGATCCAGCCCGTGTCGACGGCGGTCATGAGAATGCCGTCCCTGTCCAGCATCTCGCCGGCGCTGGTGCGGGTGAGCATGTTCAGGGCCGCCTTGGCCATGTTGGTGTGCGGATGCCCCGGGCCCTTGTACGCCCGACCGAACTGACCTTCCATGGCCGAGACGTTCACCACGTACTTACGGCGCGCCGGCGACGCGGCCATCGATGCGCGCAGGCGGCTCACCAGAATGAACGGTGCCGTCTGATTGCACAGCTGGACCTCGAGCAATTCCATCGCGTCGACCTCGTGCACGCGTTGCGTCCAGCTGTTGATCGACGCGGTGTCCGGTAATAGACCACCGGCATCAATGGCGATGCCCGCAGCGATCCGGTCCGGGGACGCGCTGCGGGCGGTCAGCGCGAGTTCGGTGACCGAAGCGCTGGACCCGGGAGTTGACACCGCGTGCGGTGACTGGTGCTCGGCAAGACTTCCAGCAAGCGCCGCGGGATGGGCGTCGCTGACCCGGTCGAATGCGATCACGTCGACGATGTCTGGCGGCGGGGTGCGCTCGCCCTCGACGAGCGCGGCGTAGGACCCGGGCGCGCGGCGCACCGTCTGTGCGGCGTTGTTGATGAGGATGTCCAGCGGTCCCTGCGCGGCGACGTTGTCCGCGAGCGCGACGACCTGAGCCGGGTCGCGCAGGTCGATACCGACGACTCTCAGCCGGTGCAACCAGTCGGCACTGTCGGGCATCGCTGCGAAACGGCGCACGGCGTCGTTCGGAAAGCGGGTGGTGATGGTCGTGTGGGCGCCATCGCGGAGCAGTCGCAGCGCGATGTACATGCCGATCTTGGCGCGGCCACCAGTGAGCAGCGCCCGCCGACCGGTCAGGTCGGTGCGGGCGTCGCGCTTGGCACGGTTGAGCGCGGCGCAGTCCGGGCACAGTTGGTGGTAGAACGCGTCAACCACCGTGTGGTGGTTCTTGCAGATGTAACAGGCGCGCGAGCGGATCAGCGTCCCCGCACTGGCCCCGATCACGGCGGACACCAGCGGCAGACCAGCAGTCTCGTCGTCGATGCGGCCGGGAGCCCCGGTGGCCGTGGCGGCGATGACGGCGCGATCGGCGGCCGCCACCTCGTCGCGCTTGGCGGTGCGGCGAGCTTTCTTCACCGCCTTGAACACGGCCGCCGTGGCCCGGCGCACGGCAACGGCGTCAGGG
This window contains:
- a CDS encoding SDR family NAD(P)-dependent oxidoreductase → MAAIDPDKLRTCLQVLADVEALPADHPDAVAVRRATAAVFKAVKKARRTAKRDEVAAADRAVIAATATGAPGRIDDETAGLPLVSAVIGASAGTLIRSRACYICKNHHTVVDAFYHQLCPDCAALNRAKRDARTDLTGRRALLTGGRAKIGMYIALRLLRDGAHTTITTRFPNDAVRRFAAMPDSADWLHRLRVVGIDLRDPAQVVALADNVAAQGPLDILINNAAQTVRRAPGSYAALVEGERTPPPDIVDVIAFDRVSDAHPAALAGSLAEHQSPHAVSTPGSSASVTELALTARSASPDRIAAGIAIDAGGLLPDTASINSWTQRVHEVDAMELLEVQLCNQTAPFILVSRLRASMAASPARRKYVVNVSAMEGQFGRAYKGPGHPHTNMAKAALNMLTRTSAGEMLDRDGILMTAVDTGWITDERPHPTKMRLADEGFHAPLDLVDGAARVYDPIVRGELGEDLRGCFLKDYSPSPW